A window of Reinekea marina contains these coding sequences:
- a CDS encoding DUF5958 family protein: MIPLKDGFEWFSNSSDAKKNEIMKSLDYCIYQSHPTVKDIEEGLIKSNLKETYSPCVLIRKKPFSEVRQKVLRMNGLDQERSFKLLLSVFSVADERRRKTQCIDGCDHEWHQISGL; this comes from the coding sequence TTGATTCCGCTTAAAGACGGTTTTGAGTGGTTTTCGAATTCCTCTGATGCCAAGAAAAACGAAATCATGAAGAGCTTGGATTACTGTATTTATCAATCCCACCCTACAGTCAAAGATATTGAGGAGGGTTTGATTAAATCGAATTTGAAAGAAACCTATTCGCCTTGCGTTCTTATTCGCAAGAAGCCATTTAGCGAGGTGCGTCAAAAAGTTCTAAGAATGAATGGTCTTGATCAGGAACGTTCTTTCAAACTGCTTTTATCTGTTTTCTCCGTTGCAGATGAGCGACGAAGAAAGACACAATGCATAGACGGGTGTGATCATGAATGGCACCAGATTTCAGGCTTATAA
- a CDS encoding cold-shock protein: MSNKTTGTVKWFNETKGFGFIEQESGPDVFAHFSAIEGSGFKTLAEGQKVEFVVTQGQKGPQAENIVAI, translated from the coding sequence ATGTCTAACAAAACTACTGGTACCGTTAAATGGTTCAACGAAACTAAAGGCTTTGGCTTCATCGAGCAAGAGTCTGGCCCAGACGTTTTCGCACATTTCTCTGCAATTGAAGGTTCTGGCTTCAAGACTTTGGCTGAAGGCCAAAAAGTTGAGTTCGTTGTAACTCAAGGCCAAAAAGGCCCTCAAGCTGAGAACATCGTAGCAATCTAA